In Zingiber officinale cultivar Zhangliang chromosome 1A, Zo_v1.1, whole genome shotgun sequence, the DNA window taaaattaaataataataataataattgtatCAGAACCACATGATGACAAGATACAAAGGTAACCTATAACGTGGTACAAGAGTGAAAATTGTAGTACCAAATAGCCAGACTGTTGCTGCCAGTCAACAACTGCAAATGTACCACGAGCTGCACTCCGATGACCTAGGACTGAAGAAAATGCTGTTACAAGTTTCTGTTTTCCCCTTACTGTGAAATTTTTCCAAAAACGAACATTTCCATCACCTAGAGTACACGAGTATCAAAAGCAAAATCTGTTAGCTAAGAGAGCCTCTCCAGTAAACCAGTAGGTAATTAATGAGGTGGCTTACTTGAAGCAACTAGAAGCAAGCTGTCATCAAATTCATTCACTAGGGAGAGCTTGGATATCCCTCTATCAGATGATTCATGATTATTAAAATTGTTCAAAGAAGTAGCTTCTTCATAATTCCATACCCTGCAAATATTTCAATTTTAAGCTAATGAAACTACTATCTCAATACCCAGACCAAGTAATTACAGAATGATCAACATTTTACATTCAGGATTAAACCTTATGGAGAATTTTAGCAAAGGAAATGTTGAAGTATAATTTATCTAACATTTTGGAACAAAAGTCCAATAAATTAAGTCCTGTCTGCCAAATATAACCCATCATATAATACATTATAGGGTAGATATTTTAAGGTTCCATGGGATGTGTGAggttattaaaaaaatagaataaaatattaatacaaTCAAGGAGACATTTAGTGTACTTCCAACAGATTCCAAAATGCGAGGATCGAGGAAACGGGTGAAGATGGGTGAAGTCCTTAAGATGGTATAAATGTATTAAATATCAAAGATAACCATTGAGATTCTATGATTAGATAAAAAGAAATGATAAACGTTGAAGGTGTTGGAATTAGAGGCAGACCAAGGAAAGTTCAAGTGATTCAATCATAGGATGAGTTTCATGTCACCATCCACAGACGGGGAATAACCCAGCTAGCTGTTGTTATATTTTGTTCATTGGATGTGATTGATCATGTAGTGGTGAATATAAACATTGGGCACActtgaattaaaaaattataaacatTCAGGTTTAGATTCTTAGGCAGCTCCACTAAGAGTTGTCTTTGTTCAATGTAGCATAGATTCATGACCTTTAATCAAAAGATTTAATATAGATTTATGCAGATTTCAGCATATACGCTCTAATTCTTCTATGTAAAATGATGACAAGAACATTAGGACTATCTTGAAAGCAGGGTTTAAAATACCGTTCTGTGCTAGACGAAACGGACGAAACTTACCATTCCGCCCGCAGACCGAAACTAGCAGTCCAGAGGTTCCAAAGCCCACAACTAGTCTCAAAGGTGTCACACGAGCCCTGCGGCCGGAGGTGTCACACAGGTCCCATGGTGGCGGCGGACTCCTTTCGCGAGCTTCGTGACCGCGACGGACTCTCTTCAAGCGAGCCTCGCGGCCGCAGCATACTCGTCGCGTGAGCCGCCGCGGCGTACTCATCGAGCGAGCTGCCTCGACATACTCATCGCACAAGCCCCGTGGCCGCTGCGGACTCATCGTGCGAGCCCCACAAGCAAACTCGTCGTGCAACAGGCATCAgtttaataatttcaatcaattcctagcaatagtagAGATATTTTAATAGGTTTAACTAGACCCAaataaaattatcccattaattatatatattttttaaaaataatatgttttttatctttgtattttaaatatttagattattttttattcttaatgaatatattttatatttaaaaaatatcgaaatcataccggcacggcacgatacgaagCTATATCATTCCGGTCCAGGACCAAAATCTTAGCATGAGTCGAGATTTTAAACATTACTTGAAAGAGAACTTAATAAACATCAAGTACTAACAATACTGGCTTTTCATTAGACAAGCAACTCACTTTTGACCATAAAAACCTAAAGATACTGCTGCTCAATTGAAACGCTGTAAAGAGAGGCAATTATATATGgaaaaaatcaattaaatcatATTAATTTTCATAGACATTTGGTCTGCTTATTTAATCTAGAAAAGCTCCATGCACTGTAGCTCTCTTGGCAAGCTCACATTCTTTATTAAAATCATTAAATTGCATAAATGCTCATTGAGTTTAAGAATAAATAAGTCAAATCAATGAGGTAGAGCTCATTCGAGGAACAAGATTCATGTGCCAAAAAGTTGAACAAAAAAGATTTAAAGATGAGAGTGAGAAATGGAATTATGTCAAACTGTATCTGTGGTTCAATTAAAGAATCCCAACAAAGCTAACGGAATGAATCATGGTCATGACATTGAAATTTCCGGATATGCCAAATATTTCATCATGGGGCAGATTATAACAGACCTAGAGTGCTATGAGGAGTTTATAACATCTAGTGTTGTGAATAAGACAAAATTCAAAGAACAGAAAAATAAGGCAAATATTCTAGAAAGCAAgtttcataatattaatattctAGTGTAGTTTATAGAAGTTCTAACAATTACTTTGTTATTAATATGAAAGAAGTTATGGGAGAAATTTGAGCTTATATGTGTTACCTGATATGTTCATTCTCATCAGCAGCAACTACAATTGGAGAAAATGGCAAGAGCAATGAAACCTTCGTGCCTGTTTCAAACTTGGTGTCCCAGCTAGCAATTTGATTGGCAAGTTTTACATTAGCTGGTACAGCATAAGGTATGCTAGTCAAATTTGCCCAGATAGATAAAACAACCAACACAAATAATATTATGAAAAACAAGTGCAATACAAATAGATGTTGTATGGCATAACTATCAGCCTACTCACAAGAATGTTGGCACTTAACCATGCAATCTAAAGCAattctctctctttcttctcttctagAAATAGTTTCTTCATTGTCATCAGCTCCAGCAAGAAGCGGTCTAGAAAAATGACCACAACTCCAGTTATAAATAGTTGAATGTGGAAGTAAGCTACGTTCAGAACCACCAGACAATCCAGCAGCTCCTAGAAGTGGATCAGCTAATCCAGTATCTGGAGAATTTAGTTGATGTGGCCTGAACTCCAGAGAGCATACTCGGCGCAGTCCTGCCATATAATTTTGACGAGGAGGGCTGACCGGAGGGGTTCGGAATGCCACAGATATCTGACCTGCATTAACtagtatttatatatttataaatggaGAAGTTATGGACTTAGAATAACAGTGTAATGCAGAAATTTTGAATCAGTATAATGCAGAAATTTTATGCAATGGTATAGGAAAATTCAAAGGCTTACaagtaaacaaaaaaaaagacaaGTACCAGCATTCAAGTCAAACCATGAGGATGAACGTGCCAATCCAGGAAGATTAGAAGTGCGAGATGGAACAGAAGAATCTCCCGGGTGTACGCCTAACCTTGGAGCTTTAGTAACCACTAGTTCAACACCAATTATGGAGAGTGATCTTTGGGCAAGGCTTGCAACACGAGGAGAAGGATCCTTTGCCATGTTACACAAAGCCATAGTAAACTGAGAACATAAAGCATTATCCAAAGGTCTTGCTCTAGAGCAATTAAGGACCCCATTACTACCAATTTCTTTGGCCAGTATCCCAGAATCAGAATGATGAGAAGAATCATCAGACAGTGGAGAGCCATGCATTATGCCAACCGATGAAATAGGACTACTTCTGGATATCCTTCCTTCTCTACCAGCTGTATTATTCTCACGGTTACCTCTTAATACAAGACCACTATGTGCGATGGTCCTTCCTGACTGCATAAATTGACTGGGTGATAAGCTGTTAGGATGATTTATGCTGGCCAGAGATGGCAAAGAGCTCAGATGCTTCCAATTTTCAGCAGCAGTTAACTTAAGAGGTTTGTTGTAAGCAAAGGCAAAGCGTGCAAGAGCTGTGAAACAATTGAGTCTTAGTTAACAACACCATAGTTGTGAAATCAAATTAAGAGCGGAAACTTGAGAATCCAATAAGAAGACAACGAAGTCAATGACATTTTGATGCGTAAATAAGTAAAGCTTTAATAGTTGCACATACCTACAGCAACCTCAGCCCTCACCAAAGGACTTCCATCCACAGCAAGTTGTAGAAGATTTTTAATGATATTCAACTCGGACTTTAACTTTTCATCATCCTCAAAGTCCTCATCAACTCTATGCCCATCATCAAATGTGACAGATGCAACATCAATAAGAGTCCCCAAAGCAAAAACAGCAGAAGCTCTAACCTGCCAAACAGATGTTGAACTACAAGAATTTTCCTAATAAAACAGACTGCAAAGATGTATAAGTTCTACCTCAGGCTGTGGCTCCAGCAATAAAGGTAAAATAGTTGCTGGTCCATCTGCATGAGAACCTATGATTTGTGCTTCCGGAAAATCTTCCCAGAGCTTTCCCAGACATAAACAAAGCCATTGGAGAAGTAAAGGTTCAGTTTGCCCATCACTTGGATTAGCAATTTGTAAATGCTTCAGGCACACATTTATCAAATTTGCTTGAATACATGCTTCTTGTCCCCGCCGATGTCCATCCACTACAACTGCCAAGACAAAAGCAGCCATTGCTCGCTGCTCAGCATAGGCATCCATGCTATCAAGAAACCTGATAAAATATGTGTGACCACCATCTTTCACCAGATCTACCTGACAAGACtgatatcattaaaaaaaaaagtaaacaatAAATTAGTCATTCTATAGAAGATAGCAAAATCATGAATTTGAAACAGTCAATTGTGAATGTCTTAAACCTATGCTGCAATTCAAAGTTCAACACGAAACAAAACTACTAACTTCATGATAATACCTTGTCAAGAGCAAGAATTTTGGTCCAAATGAAGACCAGTATTTGTCGCAATTCAGTAGCAGTGGTTTGTAAAAGCTTTAAGACATAAGGAAAGATGCCAACAGACAACgccttgaagaaaaaaaaattcaattagaACCAGATAAATTTAAACAAATTCATGGCTCTTGGTCATAGAAGTTAGGAAGGAACAAAATCAACAAGCAACATTCACTAACCAGATCCACAGCCCAAGGTCCCATATCAAGGAATTTTCCTAAGAGGACCAATGCACGGAATCGATGAGACTGGCTCAGTAGAACCTGAAAAGAGTGAAATAGATGTCAGTTTCCATTGTATTGTTGTATATCATAATTATAGTTATCAGCTACACTATACGACAGCACAATAAAGAGGATCAGAAAAAATGCCTGTTAATTAAGCTCTGATGATAATTAAACAGGAAAGATGCTAAAAACTTTCAACTTGTCAcgaaaaataatttcaattattTAAAGTATGATTGTTCTATCATAAGGTGAGTTATTATAGATGTAGTCTAGTATCTATAAATTTTATTCTACAAAGGAACACCTAGATCAAGGTCAGCAGTCTAGCAAAAGATAAAGGATAAAAGTGGATTAGCATGGAGGATGGTTGTAATTGTATCAGGTAAAGTATGTAGGAGTATATTCAATCAGTATGGAGAAGAGATGAATGGTTATGTGTGTGCCTAACACTGACAAAATAAGGGAATGACAGCAAAGAGCATCAACACAACCAGAATCATGTCACATGGCATTTGTCAATGGTTATCCCAACAAGAAGGGTCCTATGCATGCGCTACTAAGCTCAGTGGACAAGGGTCAATGAGTAGTCTTctcaaacaaacaaaaaacatGGTACCATGTAGGTCATTCTCCTCCTCTTATCTGTAtccttccacttcttcatcttccACCCCATAATCCCCCTCTCGATCACTAGAGAACAGCACCAACTAGAATTAACAATCTGGCACAATGCCAGACTAGCATGGAAATGATCCAATTCCAACCCCCCATGATTCAGCACGCATCTTACTCAAAATTATTACTTATATGACACAGATGTGGATCCAAGTGTGACATAAATGTTTCCAATTGTTTTTACACATGATCAATAGAGATCTTTGAAATTTCACTCGAAGTGCTGGGATCAAAGACACAAGTATGAATTGGGTAGATAAAGACAAAAGAGTCTAAGTATCAGAGT includes these proteins:
- the LOC122021300 gene encoding regulatory-associated protein of TOR 1-like isoform X1, giving the protein MALGDLMSSRLSGSSPSVSHHLDEFSGREDGEDEVGERELEAAQPSGSNLQVTAAAAEGNSMVYLTQTVVLSEFLHEGFEDCTEVGPSDNGLVSKWRPKDRLKTGCVALVLCLNIGVNPPDVIKISPCAQMECWIDPHSMAAPKALETIGKALHAQYECWQRRQQVRYKLQLDPTVEEVKKLCNTCRKYAKSERVLFHYNGHGVPKPTANGEIWVFNKSYTQYIPLPINELDSWLKTPSIYVFDCSAAGMIVKAFLERQDWNTSAASGSSSKDFIMLAACEAHETLPQSVEFPADVFTSCLTTPIKMALRWFSSRSLLRDSLNYSLIDQIPGLQNERKTLLGELNWIFTAVTDTIAWNVLPRDLFQRLFRQDLLVASLFRNFLLAERIMRAANCSPISYPLLPPTHQHHMWDAWDMAAEICLSKLPQLIDNPNADFQPSPFFTEQLTAFEVWLAHGSKHKKPPEQLPIVLQVLLSQSHRFRALVLLGKFLDMGPWAVDLALSVGIFPYVLKLLQTTATELRQILVFIWTKILALDKSCQVDLVKDGGHTYFIRFLDSMDAYAEQRAMAAFVLAVVVDGHRRGQEACIQANLINVCLKHLQIANPSDGQTEPLLLQWLCLCLGKLWEDFPEAQIIGSHADGPATILPLLLEPQPEVRASAVFALGTLIDVASVTFDDGHRVDEDFEDDEKLKSELNIIKNLLQLAVDGSPLVRAEVAVALARFAFAYNKPLKLTAAENWKHLSSLPSLASINHPNSLSPSQFMQSGRTIAHSGLVLRGNRENNTAGREGRISRSSPISSVGIMHGSPLSDDSSHHSDSGILAKEIGSNGVLNCSRARPLDNALCSQFTMALCNMAKDPSPRVASLAQRSLSIIGVELVVTKAPRLGVHPGDSSVPSRTSNLPGLARSSSWFDLNAVNAGQISVAFRTPPVSPPRQNYMAGLRRVCSLEFRPHQLNSPDTGLADPLLGAAGLSGGSERSLLPHSTIYNWSCGHFSRPLLAGADDNEETISRREERERIALDCMVKCQHSSNVKLANQIASWDTKFETGTKVSLLLPFSPIVVAADENEHIRVWNYEEATSLNNFNNHESSDRGISKLSLVNEFDDSLLLVASSDGNVRFWKNFTVRGKQKLVTAFSSVLGHRSAARGTFAVVDWQQQSGYLYASSDTSPVLLWDLDKEQLVNSIPSSSDNCISALSASQVHSGQFAAGFVDGTIRIYDIRTPEMPVCTAQPHTQKVEKVVGIGFQPGFDPTKIVSASLAGDIQFLDFRNQSEPYLTFDAHRGSLTALAIHRHAPIIASGSAKQLVKVFSLNGEPLGMIRNYPTFMAQRIGSVSCLTFHPYKVLLAIGAGDACVSIYADDSYQTR
- the LOC122021300 gene encoding regulatory-associated protein of TOR 1-like isoform X8, with protein sequence MAAPKALETIGKALHAQYECWQRRVRYKLQLDPTVEEVKKLCNTCRKYAKSERVLFHYNGHGVPKPTANGEIWVFNKSYTQYIPLPINELDSWLKTPSIYVFDCSAAGMIVKAFLERQDWNTSAASGSSSKDFIMLAACEAHETLPQSVEFPADVFTSCLTTPIKMALRWFSSRSLLRDSLNYSLIDQIPGLQNERKTLLGELNWIFTAVTDTIAWNVLPRDLFQRLFRQDLLVASLFRNFLLAERIMRAANCSPISYPLLPPTHQHHMWDAWDMAAEICLSKLPQLIDNPNADFQPSPFFTEQLTAFEVWLAHGSKHKKPPEQLPIVLQVLLSQSHRFRALVLLGKFLDMGPWAVDLALSVGIFPYVLKLLQTTATELRQILVFIWTKILALDKSCQVDLVKDGGHTYFIRFLDSMDAYAEQRAMAAFVLAVVVDGHRRGQEACIQANLINVCLKHLQIANPSDGQTEPLLLQWLCLCLGKLWEDFPEAQIIGSHADGPATILPLLLEPQPEVRASAVFALGTLIDVASVTFDDGHRVDEDFEDDEKLKSELNIIKNLLQLAVDGSPLVRAEVAVALARFAFAYNKPLKLTAAENWKHLSSLPSLASINHPNSLSPSQFMQSGRTIAHSGLVLRGNRENNTAGREGRISRSSPISSVGIMHGSPLSDDSSHHSDSGILAKEIGSNGVLNCSRARPLDNALCSQFTMALCNMAKDPSPRVASLAQRSLSIIGVELVVTKAPRLGVHPGDSSVPSRTSNLPGLARSSSWFDLNAVNAGQISVAFRTPPVSPPRQNYMAGLRRVCSLEFRPHQLNSPDTGLADPLLGAAGLSGGSERSLLPHSTIYNWSCGHFSRPLLAGADDNEETISRREERERIALDCMVKCQHSSNVKLANQIASWDTKFETGTKVSLLLPFSPIVVAADENEHIRVWNYEEATSLNNFNNHESSDRGISKLSLVNEFDDSLLLVASSDGNVRFWKNFTVRGKQKLVTAFSSVLGHRSAARGTFAVVDWQQQSGYLYASSDTSPVLLWDLDKEQLVNSIPSSSDNCISALSASQVHSGQFAAGFVDGTIRIYDIRTPEMPVCTAQPHTQKVEKVVGIGFQPGFDPTKIVSASLAGDIQFLDFRNQSEPYLTFDAHRGSLTALAIHRHAPIIASGSAKQLVKVFSLNGEPLGMIRNYPTFMAQRIGSVSCLTFHPYKVLLAIGAGDACVSIYADDSYQTR
- the LOC122021300 gene encoding regulatory-associated protein of TOR 1-like isoform X7: MAAPKALETIGKALHAQYECWQRRQQVRYKLQLDPTVEEVKKLCNTCRKYAKSERVLFHYNGHGVPKPTANGEIWVFNKSYTQYIPLPINELDSWLKTPSIYVFDCSAAGMIVKAFLERQDWNTSAASGSSSKDFIMLAACEAHETLPQSVEFPADVFTSCLTTPIKMALRWFSSRSLLRDSLNYSLIDQIPGLQNERKTLLGELNWIFTAVTDTIAWNVLPRDLFQRLFRQDLLVASLFRNFLLAERIMRAANCSPISYPLLPPTHQHHMWDAWDMAAEICLSKLPQLIDNPNADFQPSPFFTEQLTAFEVWLAHGSKHKKPPEQLPIVLQVLLSQSHRFRALVLLGKFLDMGPWAVDLALSVGIFPYVLKLLQTTATELRQILVFIWTKILALDKSCQVDLVKDGGHTYFIRFLDSMDAYAEQRAMAAFVLAVVVDGHRRGQEACIQANLINVCLKHLQIANPSDGQTEPLLLQWLCLCLGKLWEDFPEAQIIGSHADGPATILPLLLEPQPEVRASAVFALGTLIDVASVTFDDGHRVDEDFEDDEKLKSELNIIKNLLQLAVDGSPLVRAEVAVALARFAFAYNKPLKLTAAENWKHLSSLPSLASINHPNSLSPSQFMQSGRTIAHSGLVLRGNRENNTAGREGRISRSSPISSVGIMHGSPLSDDSSHHSDSGILAKEIGSNGVLNCSRARPLDNALCSQFTMALCNMAKDPSPRVASLAQRSLSIIGVELVVTKAPRLGVHPGDSSVPSRTSNLPGLARSSSWFDLNAVNAGQISVAFRTPPVSPPRQNYMAGLRRVCSLEFRPHQLNSPDTGLADPLLGAAGLSGGSERSLLPHSTIYNWSCGHFSRPLLAGADDNEETISRREERERIALDCMVKCQHSSNVKLANQIASWDTKFETGTKVSLLLPFSPIVVAADENEHIRVWNYEEATSLNNFNNHESSDRGISKLSLVNEFDDSLLLVASSDGNVRFWKNFTVRGKQKLVTAFSSVLGHRSAARGTFAVVDWQQQSGYLYASSDTSPVLLWDLDKEQLVNSIPSSSDNCISALSASQVHSGQFAAGFVDGTIRIYDIRTPEMPVCTAQPHTQKVEKVVGIGFQPGFDPTKIVSASLAGDIQFLDFRNQSEPYLTFDAHRGSLTALAIHRHAPIIASGSAKQLVKVFSLNGEPLGMIRNYPTFMAQRIGSVSCLTFHPYKVLLAIGAGDACVSIYADDSYQTR
- the LOC122021300 gene encoding regulatory-associated protein of TOR 2-like isoform X9, yielding MALGDLMSSRLSGSSPSVSHHLDEFSGREDGEDEVGERELEAAQPSGSNLQVTAAAAEGNSMVYLTQTVVLSEFLHEGFEDCTEVGPSDNGLVSKWRPKDRLKTGCVALVLCLNIGVNPPDVIKISPCAQMECWIDPHSMAAPKALETIGKALHAQYECWQRRQQVRYKLQLDPTVEEVKKLCNTCRKYAKSERVLFHYNGHGVPKPTANGEIWVFNKSYTQYIPLPINELDSWLKTPSIYVFDCSAAGMIVKAFLERQDWNTSAASGSSSKDFIMLAACEAHETLPQSVEFPADVFTSCLTTPIKMALRWFSSRSLLRDSLNYSLIDQIPGLQNERKTLLGELNWIFTAVTDTIAWNVLPRDLFQRLFRQDLLVASLFRNFLLAERIMRAANCSPISYPLLPPTHQHHMWDAWDMAAEICLSKLPQLIDNPNADFQPSPFFTEQLTAFEVWLAHGSKHKKPPEQLPIVLQVLLSQSHRFRALVLLGKFLDMGPWAVDLALSVGIFPYVLKLLQTTATELRQILVFIWTKILALDKSCQVDLVKDGGHTYFIRFLDSMDAYAEQRAMAAFVLAVVVDGHRRGQEACIQANLINVCLKHLQIANPSDGQTEPLLLQWLCLCLGKLWEDFPEAQIIGSHADGPATILPLLLEPQPEVRASAVFALGTLIDVASVTFDDGHRVDEDFEDDEKLKSELNIIKNLLQLAVDGSPLVRAEVAVALARFAFAYNKPLKLTAAENWKHLSSLPSLASINHPNSLSPSQFMQSGRTIAHSGLVLRGNRENNTAGREGRISRSSPISSVGIMHGSPLSDDSSHHSDSGILAKEIGSNGVLNCSRARPLDNALCSQFTMALCNMAKDPSPRVASLAQRSLSIIGVELVVTKAPRLGVHPGDSSVPSRTSNLPGLARSSSWFDLNAVNAGQISVAFRTPPVSPPRQNYMAGLRRVCSLEFRPHQLNSPDTGLADPLLGAAGLSGGSERSLLPHSTIYNWSCGHFSRPLLAGADDNEETISRREERERIALDCMVKCQHSSNVKLANQIASWDTKFETGTKVSLLLPFSPIVVAADENEHIRVWNYEEATSLNNFNNHESSDRGISKLSLVNEFDDSLLLVASSDGNVRFWKNFTVRGKQKLVTAFSSVLGHRSAARGTFAVVDWQQQSGYLYASSDTSPVLLWDLDKEQLVNSIPSSSDNCISALAGLHCSTSYTEGGEGCGNWVSAWI
- the LOC122021300 gene encoding regulatory-associated protein of TOR 1-like isoform X4, with amino-acid sequence MALGDLMSSRLSGSSPSVSHHLDEFSGREDGEDEVGERELEAAQPSGSNLQVTAAAAEGNSMVYLTQTVVLSEFLHEGFEDCTEVGPSDNGLVSKWRPKDRLKTGCVALVLCLNIGVNPPDVIKISPCAQMECWIDPHSMAAPKALETIGKALHAQYECWQRRQQVRYKLQLDPTVEEVKKLCNTCRKYAKSERVLFHYNGHGVPKPTANGEIWVFNKSYTQYIPLPINELDSWLKTPSIYVFDCSAAGMIVKAFLERQDWNTSAASGSSSKDFIMLAACEAHETLPQSVEFPADVFTSCLTTPIKMALRWFSSRSLLRDSLNYSLIDQIPGLQNERKTLLGELNWIFTAVTDTIAWNVLPRDLFQRLFRQDLLVASLFRNFLLAERIMRAANCSPISYPLLPPTHQHHMWDAWDMAAEICLSKLPQLIDNPNADFQPSPFFTEQLTAFEVWLAHGSKHKKPPEQLPIVLQVLLSQSHRFRALVLLGKFLDMGPWAVDLALSVGIFPYVLKLLQTTATELRQILVFIWTKILALDKSCQVDLVKDGGHTYFIRFLDSMDAYAEQRAMAAFVLAVVVDGHRRGQEACIQANLINVCLKHLQIANPSDGQTEPLLLQWLCLCLGKLWEDFPEAQIIGSHADGPATILPLLLEPQPEVRASAVFALGTLIDVASVTFDDGHRVDEDFEDDEKLKSELNIIKNLLQLAVDGSPLVRAEVAVALARFAFAYNKPLKLTAAENWKHLSSLPSLASINHPNSLSPSQFMQSGRTIAHSGLVLRGNRENNTAGREGRISRSSPISSVGIMHGSPLSDDSSHHSDSGILAKEIGSNGVLNCSRARPLDNALCSQFTMALCNMAKDPSPRVASLAQRSLSIIGVELVVTKAPRLGVHPGDSSVPSRTSNLPGLARSSSWFDLNAGQISVAFRTPPVSPPRQNYMAGLRRVCSLEFRPHQLNSPDTGLADPLLGAAGLSGGSERSLLPHSTIYNWSCGHFSRPLLAGADDNEETISRREERERIALDCMVKCQHSSNVKLANQIASWDTKFETGTKVSLLLPFSPIVVAADENEHIRVWNYEEATSLNNFNNHESSDRGISKLSLVNEFDDSLLLVASSDGNVRFWKNFTVRGKQKLVTAFSSVLGHRSAARGTFAVVDWQQQSGYLYASSDTSPVLLWDLDKEQLVNSIPSSSDNCISALSASQVHSGQFAAGFVDGTIRIYDIRTPEMPVCTAQPHTQKVEKVVGIGFQPGFDPTKIVSASLAGDIQFLDFRNQSEPYLTFDAHRGSLTALAIHRHAPIIASGSAKQLVKVFSLNGEPLGMIRNYPTFMAQRIGSVSCLTFHPYKVLLAIGAGDACVSIYADDSYQTR
- the LOC122021300 gene encoding regulatory-associated protein of TOR 1-like isoform X6; this encodes MALGDLMSSRLSGSSPSVSHHLDEFSGREDGEDEVGERELEAAQPSGSNLQVTAAAAEGNSMVYLTQTVVLSEFLHEGFEDCTEVGPSDNGLVSKWRPKDRLKTGCVALVLCLNIGVNPPDVIKISPCAQMECWIDPHSMAAPKALETIGKALHAQYECWQRRVRYKLQLDPTVEEVKKLCNTCRKYAKSERVLFHYNGHGVPKPTANGEIWVFNKSYTQYIPLPINELDSWLKTPSIYVFDCSAAGMIVKAFLERQDWNTSAASGSSSKDFIMLAACEAHETLPQSVEFPADVFTSCLTTPIKMALRWFSSRSLLRDSLNYSLIDQIPGLQNERKTLLGELNWIFTAVTDTIAWNVLPRDLFQRLFRQDLLVASLFRNFLLAERIMRAANCSPISYPLLPPTHQHHMWDAWDMAAEICLSKLPQLIDNPNADFQPSPFFTEQLTAFEVWLAHGSKHKKPPEQLPIVLQVLLSQSHRFRALVLLGKFLDMGPWAVDLALSVGIFPYVLKLLQTTATELRQILVFIWTKILALDKSCQVDLVKDGGHTYFIRFLDSMDAYAEQRAMAAFVLAVVVDGHRRGQEACIQANLINVCLKHLQIANPSDGQTEPLLLQWLCLCLGKLWEDFPEAQIIGSHADGPATILPLLLEPQPEVRASAVFALGTLIDVASVTFDDGHRVDEDFEDDEKLKSELNIIKNLLQLAVDGSPLVRAEVAVALARFAFAYNKPLKLTAAENWKHLSSLPSLASINHPNSLSPSQFMQSGRTIAHSGLVLRGNRENNTAGREGRISRSSPISSVGIMHGSPLSDDSSHHSDSGILAKEIGSNGVLNCSRARPLDNALCSQFTMALCNMAKDPSPRVASLAQRSLSIIGVELVVTKAPRLGVHPGDSSVPSRTSNLPGLARSSSWFDLNAGQISVAFRTPPVSPPRQNYMAGLRRVCSLEFRPHQLNSPDTGLADPLLGAAGLSGGSERSLLPHSTIYNWSCGHFSRPLLAGADDNEETISRREERERIALDCMVKCQHSSNVKLANQIASWDTKFETGTKVSLLLPFSPIVVAADENEHIRVWNYEEATSLNNFNNHESSDRGISKLSLVNEFDDSLLLVASSDGNVRFWKNFTVRGKQKLVTAFSSVLGHRSAARGTFAVVDWQQQSGYLYASSDTSPVLLWDLDKEQLVNSIPSSSDNCISALSASQVHSGQFAAGFVDGTIRIYDIRTPEMPVCTAQPHTQKVEKVVGIGFQPGFDPTKIVSASLAGDIQFLDFRNQSEPYLTFDAHRGSLTALAIHRHAPIIASGSAKQLVKVFSLNGEPLGMIRNYPTFMAQRIGSVSCLTFHPYKVLLAIGAGDACVSIYADDSYQTR